A segment of the Actinomycetota bacterium genome:
TCCTGCTCGAGACCGCGCGAACGTCGAGTACCGCCGGACGACGTTCGAACGCGAGCGTCACAGCGACGAGGAAGGTCACCGCACCGCCCGCGATCAACGTCCACACGATCGGGACGAGCGACACCGACTTGATCGAGTCGTACTCGTCCAGATTCGCGCGGAACGTGTCGACCGCCGTCGTGAAACGCTCGAGGGCGGCGGGCATGTTCTGAATCGCCGCCGCCAGACCCGGCGCCGCGAGCCCAAGCTGCTGCTGGAACAGCGGAACCGACACGCCGGCTTGCTGCGCGAAGGCGGGAAGGAGCTTCGCGTTCATCTCCACCGCCATCGCTTGGACCGTCGCGAGCGATGCCGCGGCGCCCGTCACGAGCTGCTGGGTGTACACCGGTTTGAGATCGGCGTTCATCTTGTCGGCTGCCGAAGCCTTACCGGGCAAACTCAGCACGAAAGGCACCGCGACCAACGCGATCCCGATCACGAGACCGGCCGCGATCGCCTTCTTTCCCGGCCGGAACATGACCGCGCCCAGCCCCATCAGGACGACCCCGATCGACAGCAGGGTCCACGGAACCGTGGTCGCCGGCAGAGACGCCGTGGGGATCTGATCCGCCTTCGCGAACCGCTGTTGCTCGGCGCTCAGCACGTCGACGACCCTGCGGAACTGCGTCGTGATCGCCTGGGTCTCGGAGATCCCCTTCATGACCGCCGGGAATCCGGTGGCCAAGCTGCCTGCCAGCTGCTCGGGCGTGACCTTGGCCTGTTGCGCGGCCAGCGGAAGGATCGTCGTCTGGAAGTCCTGCGCTGCGACCGCCAAGCCGTCGATGTCGCCGTTCAGCGTTGCCAGGCTCGCGGTCTGCATGACCGGGCGGAAACCATCGGTCATCTCCTCGAACGCCGGCCCCACCGAGAACAGCCTGTTGCTGAACGTCAACGTGACGAACGTCAGACCGACGAGCATCACGATGGAAGCCCCTATCCTCCGTGTCATTTCGCCCTCCCCGGCTCGGAGGCCGCCGGCGGCGGCCTCACGCTTCGCGCTTCGCGTCGCATCGAGCGAAGCACCGCCATCGTGCCGACGTCCCGCGAAGGCCGGTAGGGCCCTTGGCCCCGCTCCGGCAGGGCAGGTCGCCTTTCGTACGCCCGGGAAGAGGGTCCACCGCCCCGTGCTGTGGGGGCCGTTCCGCCCTGGCCGCGCCCTCCGGCACAGGGCACGCTGCGGTCGGAGGAGGAACGATTCTCGTGGAAGCACCGGATCGGCTCGACGTTCGGATCCACGGACGCGGCGGTCAGGGAACGGTGACCCTGGCGGCCCTTCTGGTGGAGGCCGCGGCCGACGACGGGTGGCAAGCGCTCGGGTTCCCGTCGTTCGGGACCGAACGGACGGGAGCACCCGTTGCCGCATTCGTCCGCCTGAGCCGCAGCCCGATCCGCGACCGCGGTGAGGTGCGAGCGCCGGGCGTCGTGTTGGTTCAGGACCCGACCCTCGTGGGTGCCGTGGATGTCCTTCAGGGTATGACGGCCGACGGCCTCGTCCTTCTCAACGCGGCGCATATCCCTGCTCGCATCTCGGCGTCGCGCGTCCGGACGCTCGAAGTGACCGAGCTCGCGTTGACTCACATCGGCTCCGCGAAAACCAGCACGGCGATGCTCGGCTTCTTCGCCGGTGCGACCGGCGTCGTGTCGATCGACGCAGTTTGCCGGGCGATCGCCCGGCGGTTCACCGGCGAGGTAGCCTTCAAGAACGAAGCGCTGGCGCGCGCGGCGTTCTCCGCCGCAGCGGAGAGGGCGGCGGCATGAGACCCCTCACGCCGGGACTGGT
Coding sequences within it:
- a CDS encoding 2-oxoacid:acceptor oxidoreductase family protein, whose protein sequence is MEAPDRLDVRIHGRGGQGTVTLAALLVEAAADDGWQALGFPSFGTERTGAPVAAFVRLSRSPIRDRGEVRAPGVVLVQDPTLVGAVDVLQGMTADGLVLLNAAHIPARISASRVRTLEVTELALTHIGSAKTSTAMLGFFAGATGVVSIDAVCRAIARRFTGEVAFKNEALARAAFSAAAERAAA